Within Acidobacteriota bacterium, the genomic segment CCCTGCTGACGCTGGCCGTGGCCATGGCCTTTCCCCTCCTGGCTCTGATCTGGCCGGCCCTCGCCCCCGGGTGGAGATTGGGCTCCCTGACGCGCCGCTGGGCCCACACCTCGGCGGCCCTGGCCCTCACCTTCGTCCTTTTCCTCAAGGGCCGTCCGGACTGGACCCACCTCGTCTTCCTCAGCCCGATCCTCTTCCTGTTCGTGGCCGCCGCCGTGGACTGGAAGGAAGAGCGCCTGCGCCCCCTCCTCCTCCAGATCTGGCTGGGCGCCGTCCTCGCCGTGGGGCTTCTGCGGTGGCCCCTCGCGTGGGTCTCCGCCCCGCCCAACGCCCTGGACGTATGGGCCGTGGACGGCATGCTCAAGAAATACAGCGTTCCCGCCCTCGTGGACGCGCTCCCCGGCGTCCGCGACGGGAACCTGCCGGTCCTGTACCTCGCTCGGGACGGGAGTACGCTCTACTTCTACTGGGCGCCCGTCCCTCCGCCCATGGATTGGGTGCTCCCCCCGTCGGCGCGGTACAATTCCCAGTGGGAGTACGAGGTGCTGGCCGCCTTCGCGCGGGAGCAGCGGGTCCGCTACATCGTCCTGAGGCGCGAGGAGGCGGCTTCCTTCCGTGAGGAGCCCTCTCCCCTCGCGACCCTTCTGAACGAGGAGTACCGCTTCCTGAGCGACACCCCCTACGGCGTGATCCTCGAAAGGAACGATCATGGCCCTTCCGCCCCCTGAAACGCTCTGCTGCCCCGATTGCGGACCGCCCGCGCCCCTCCAAGCCGGCGACGCGCCCGAGGAGATCCTCTGCGCCGCATGCGGGCGCCGCTTTCCCCTCCTCAAGGGGGTTCTCGACCTGGCCCCCAAGGAAACGGCCCTGGAGACCCGGGAGACCGTGGACCAGTTCGGCGCCTCGTGGACCTCCCACGAATATCTGGCCCCCTATCAGGAGCGGCAGTTTCTGGACTGGATCGCCCCCCTCGACGCCGGCGCCTTTCGGGACAAGACGGTCCTGGAGGCCGGTTGCGGGAAGGGGCGCCATTCCTTTCACCTGGCGGGATACGGCGTTCGGCGCCTGTTCGCCCTGGACCTCTCGGAGGCCGTCTTTCTCGCCGCCGAGTACACCAAGGCCTTTCCGACGGTTTCCTGCCTGCGGGGGGACATCCATCGCCTCCCGCTTCCCGACGCCTCCGTGGACGTGGTGGTCTGCCTGGGCGTCCTCCACCATCTGAGGGACCCCGAAGCGGGCCTGCGCGAGCTCTGGCGGGTTCTTCGTCCCGGGGGAACGCTTTGCCTCTGGGTGTACGCCCGGGAGGGAAACGGCTGGATCGTCCACCTCGTGGACCCGATCCGAAAGGGCGTCACCTCCCGGATCCCCACCAAGGTCCTGAGGCCCCTCCTGCTCCCCCTCACGGCCGTGCTCTACGGGACCCTCAAACTCCTGTACGGCCCGGCCACGGGGCGGGGCGCGCGGACCCTTTCCTGGCTCCCCTACTCGGCCTATCTCGGCTACATCTCCCGCTTCCCCCTCCGGGAGGTGGAGCACATCGTCCTGGACCACCTTTGCCCCCCCATCGCCCTGTACCTGTCGCGTCCGACCCTGGACGGTTGGTTCGGCGCCCTGGCGGCCGAGGAGGTGCGGTTCCGCTGGCACAATCGGAACTCCTGGAACGTCCTGGCCCGGAAGGCGGCCACCTGATCGCGGGGCAAGGTGACAACGGCCGTCACCCCTCCCAGACAACGGCGGGCATCCAAGGGGGCTTGACACCTGGAAAATCAAGGACTATATGTTGGCATTACGATTGCAAACATGGAATGCCGGAAAGGAGGTGTCCATTGAAGAACCAGAAAGGTTTCACCCTCATCGAGCTGCTCATCGTCGTGGCCATCATCGGAATCATCGCCGCCATCGCCATCCCGAACCTGCTCTCGGCCATCCAGCGCGCCAAGCAGAAGAGGGCCATGGGTGAGGTCCGCTCCATCGCCACGGCGGCCCAGTCCTACGCGACCGACGCCCAGATCTATCCCATCGGCAACGGCGCCTTCGCCGTCGTCGCCAATGCCACGGGCGGCGTCAACGCCGACCTCGCTCCCGACTACATCAAAGTCATCCCCACCCCGGACCCCTGGAACAAGACCTACGAGTACGCCGCTCCCGCCACCGGCGTGGACTTCGGCGTGCGCTCCCTCGGCAAGGACACGACCGAGGACGGCTCGGCCTGGACCACCGTCATCAACCTGTCCGTGCTGAACACGAACTGCTTCGAGAACGACATCGTCTGGGTCAACGACGCATTCGTCATGAAGCCCGAAGGCAAGCAGAAGAAGTGCGACTGATCCTGGACACAATTTCCTTCCGCGAAAGGCCCCCGGCAACGGGGGCCTTTTGCTGTCCGGGAGGGGAAGGGGGCGCCCCTTCCCGTCCAGCGCTCGGGTGGGCAAAGCCCTCCGCGCCCAGTGAAAACGCAAGCCGGGCCGCGGCTTTGCCCCTGCTGTCCACCCAGCCCCACCTCGATGCCGCTTTCGCGCCGCGCCCTGCAAATCGTGGCTCGGGCCGCCTTCTCAGACGGGGTGGGATCGAGTGGGAGTCCGTTTCCAGGCCGCAAGGGTCGGGACCCGATCAGTCTCGCTTTGGCCGGTACACGACGGCGCCGGCCACCGCTCCCTCCCGGACATACCGGGTCCGAAGGAGGCGGCCCACGGCCGAAGACGGATCGAGGTAATCCTTCTCCATCTCCTGGGTCAAGAGGACCATGGCGCAGTCGGCCTTCTCCATCTCCTGGGCCGCCCGCTCGTGGTCCGACGCGTCGTGGTAACCCTCCGAAAGGGGCGTGAAGAAGGTGAAGCGCACCGCCGCGGGGAAGGTGTACAGGTACACCTCCCCCCCTTCGGGAAAGGCGGCGATTCGGTCTCCGGGGCGCAGGTTCGCCTCGGATCGAAGCCAGCGATTCACGGGGCTCTCCCGTATGGGCCGGTCGGCGTCCTTCAGCTCCCACGCCTCCACCCGGTGGTACCAGACCCAACGCCCTTGAAAGACCGCGCCCGACAGGAGGGCGAGGGCCGCCCACCCGACCACGATCCGGCGGTTCCAGGCCTCTCCCTCGCCCGCTCGGCCCGCCGCCAGGAGCCAGACCCCTCCGAGAAGGGGCAGGAGGTAGATCATCCGAAGCCAGTCCGGGCGCCCCTTCAGGTACAGTCCGAAGGCCAGGAAGGTCGCCAGACAGGCCGCCAGGGCCATGGGCGCGGGCGCCCGCCTGTGGCGAAGGGTCTTCCAGAGAACGAGCCCGGCCGAGGCGAGGAGCACCCCCGCCGCCCCAAGGAGCAGGAGGTAGAAGAGGGTTCCCGAGACCGCCACGAAGGGGCCCGGAAGCCCGCTCCGGGGATCGAGCCCCGAGGTCCACATGGACTCCAGACGAATCGGAAGGTCCTCCAGGAGTAGGCGGGCGTTGTCGCTCCCGGGCCGGCTGTAGTTCCGGGCCGGCCAAAGAACGACGTCACGGACGAAGTCCATCCCCGCCCCATGGAGGGCGAGCGGGCCGAGGGTCAGGGCGATGGGGGGAAGGAGCCCCAGCCCGAAGGCGGCCAGCCGCTGCGAACGGTGCGCCTCCCCATCCTCCAGGAGCAGGAGAACCCCTCCCGCGGCGCAGAGGTACACGGCCTCGGTCTGGAGAATGCACCCCGCGAACCCCGACGCCAGCCCGAGAAGGACGGCCCGCCCGAGTCCCGTCCCGGGCTTCTTTCCCGCCGCGGCCAACAGGAATCCAAAGCAGAAGAGGTGAACCAGCCAGTGGTGGGACGCGATGGGCCAGAAGGGGTAGAGACCCACGGGGTAAAGGAGGGCTAGGAGGAGGGCTTGAGGCAAGCTCCAGCCCGCCCTCCGGAGGGCCGCCGCCAAGAGCGAGGCATTCAGGAGCACCAGCACCAGGGAGGCGTAACGAGCGGCGGTGATGGAGGCGCCTCCGAAGACCTCGAAGACCCAACGGAGGGCGTGGAAGGTCCCCGGCGGGATGAAATTGAAGAAGTCCCGGTAGGGGACCTGCCCATCGAGAACCCTCTGGGCGTCGTAGACGATGATGTACTCGTCCCATTTGGGCGGCGTGACCACGGGACTCACCAGGGGCAGGAGGAAGGCGAGGGCCAGCAGTAGCGCGCCCCCGGCCAGGAGGACGCCCTTGAGCCAAAGCCGTCCGATCCGGATTTCGGATAATACGTCAAAAACGCGTAGAATCCTCATCCTTCAAATCTCCCGTCGCGGGCCCTTCGCCCGATCCATCCAGACCAGGGCGAGGACCGTACCCAGGGACACCAGGACGCCCAAGAAGAAGAAACCGGGGCGATAGCGGAATTCCACTGTGTGCGCACCCTTTCCGGGAATCGCCACGGCCCGGAAGAGCCCGTCGGCG encodes:
- a CDS encoding class I SAM-dependent methyltransferase, whose amino-acid sequence is MALPPPETLCCPDCGPPAPLQAGDAPEEILCAACGRRFPLLKGVLDLAPKETALETRETVDQFGASWTSHEYLAPYQERQFLDWIAPLDAGAFRDKTVLEAGCGKGRHSFHLAGYGVRRLFALDLSEAVFLAAEYTKAFPTVSCLRGDIHRLPLPDASVDVVVCLGVLHHLRDPEAGLRELWRVLRPGGTLCLWVYAREGNGWIVHLVDPIRKGVTSRIPTKVLRPLLLPLTAVLYGTLKLLYGPATGRGARTLSWLPYSAYLGYISRFPLREVEHIVLDHLCPPIALYLSRPTLDGWFGALAAEEVRFRWHNRNSWNVLARKAAT
- a CDS encoding type II secretion system protein GspG, which produces MKNQKGFTLIELLIVVAIIGIIAAIAIPNLLSAIQRAKQKRAMGEVRSIATAAQSYATDAQIYPIGNGAFAVVANATGGVNADLAPDYIKVIPTPDPWNKTYEYAAPATGVDFGVRSLGKDTTEDGSAWTTVINLSVLNTNCFENDIVWVNDAFVMKPEGKQKKCD